In Horticoccus luteus, the following proteins share a genomic window:
- a CDS encoding YihY/virulence factor BrkB family protein: MTINPASAADARGRSAHHPGELPARGWLDILARTRQKLAADNLSIVAAGVAYYGFFAAVPALGATISLYALVADPSTIAAHLELLARVLPGEVMPLVQEQISRITGNTTAAGWGAVIGVVLALYSSARATRALIAGLNIAYNETERRGFLRLLVRSLALTFAAILGVLVVIGLLAAVPLAARRAGVSAGTEMLVACLRWPCLVVLFASGVSALYRFGPSRRPARWSWLSGGAMVAATLWIAACVGFSFYVSKFGSYDRTYGSLGAIVIFLFWLYLTAYVVLLGAELNAEMERQTARDTTPGPERPLGQRGAFAADTVGHGRGEKS; the protein is encoded by the coding sequence TTGACCATCAACCCCGCTTCCGCCGCGGATGCTCGCGGCCGGTCCGCCCATCATCCCGGCGAACTCCCTGCGCGCGGTTGGCTGGATATCCTGGCGCGCACGCGGCAAAAGCTCGCCGCGGACAACCTCTCCATCGTTGCCGCCGGCGTTGCCTACTATGGGTTTTTCGCCGCCGTGCCCGCCTTGGGTGCGACCATCTCGCTCTACGCGCTGGTCGCTGATCCGTCCACCATTGCCGCGCACTTGGAACTCCTCGCCCGCGTTTTGCCGGGAGAGGTCATGCCTTTGGTGCAGGAGCAAATCAGCCGTATCACCGGCAACACCACGGCCGCCGGCTGGGGAGCCGTGATCGGTGTGGTCCTCGCGCTCTACAGCAGCGCGCGGGCGACGCGGGCCCTCATCGCCGGACTCAACATCGCCTACAACGAAACCGAACGCCGCGGCTTTTTACGCCTGCTCGTGCGATCACTCGCGCTCACCTTCGCCGCCATTCTCGGCGTGCTGGTCGTCATCGGCCTGCTCGCCGCCGTGCCTCTCGCCGCCCGCCGCGCGGGTGTTTCCGCCGGCACGGAAATGCTCGTGGCCTGCCTGCGGTGGCCCTGCTTGGTTGTTCTTTTCGCCAGTGGCGTGTCGGCCCTCTATCGCTTCGGGCCGTCACGGCGGCCCGCCCGCTGGTCCTGGTTGAGCGGCGGGGCGATGGTCGCCGCCACGCTCTGGATCGCCGCCTGCGTGGGCTTTTCGTTCTACGTATCCAAATTTGGGAGCTACGATCGCACCTACGGGTCGCTCGGCGCCATCGTCATTTTTCTCTTCTGGCTCTACCTCACCGCCTACGTCGTGCTCCTCGGCGCAGAACTCAATGCGGAGATGGAACGCCAGACCGCGCGCGACACCACGCCGGGGCCGGAACGCCCGCTTGGTCAGCGCGGCGCGTTCGCGGCGGACACCGTTGGTCACGGACGAGGCGAGAAATCTTGA